ATGAACACGGTGAACGTCGGTAACATCCCGATCGGCGCGGGGCATCCGCTCGTGCTCATCAGCGGCCCGTGCGTGATCGAGGATCGCGACACGGTCTTCGCCATCGCCGACGCGCTCAAA
This window of the Deltaproteobacteria bacterium genome carries:
- a CDS encoding 3-deoxy-8-phosphooctulonate synthase, giving the protein MNTVNVGNIPIGAGHPLVLISGPCVIEDRDTVFAIADALK